A window from Sulfurimonas sp. encodes these proteins:
- a CDS encoding DUF2213 domain-containing protein — protein MKRKLVFSDNIKITLDDNGKTLISVRDGVQEYAGIEIGLQPYDKIFKIYRSPETIRAIKDSIVGIPITNGHVELEDIPQDQIKGYVDGSELVQYEDKKLASSIAIKNNVKLQDNVIQLLDSKNQLSLGYFAETVDNDLYDFEQVNIIPHHLAIVENGRC, from the coding sequence ATGAAAAGAAAATTAGTATTCTCAGATAACATAAAGATCACACTCGATGATAATGGTAAGACACTTATCTCTGTTCGTGATGGTGTTCAAGAATATGCAGGTATTGAAATTGGACTTCAACCATACGATAAAATATTTAAGATTTATCGTAGTCCTGAAACAATTCGAGCCATTAAAGATTCAATTGTAGGAATACCTATTACAAACGGTCATGTTGAATTAGAAGATATTCCTCAAGATCAGATTAAAGGTTATGTTGACGGTTCGGAACTTGTTCAATATGAAGATAAAAAACTAGCTTCAAGTATTGCAATTAAGAATAATGTTAAATTGCAGGATAATGTGATACAATTACTCGATAGTAAAAATCAGTTAAGCTTAGGTTATTTCGCAGAGACTGTTGATAACGACTTATATGATTTTGAACAAGTAAACATTATACCCCATCACTTGGCTATCGTGGAAAATGGAAGATGT